In Anaerobacillus isosaccharinicus, one genomic interval encodes:
- a CDS encoding YtxH domain-containing protein, with protein MSNDNNMNTKDFLIGALVGGLVGAASALLLAPKSGKELREDLNNQALTAKEKTSGLTQTALEKGTQYASLAKEKSSTIAKTVSEQSSHLVGRVKELTENVRRDVEELSQSADDLTADFEEAGIEIANTVKKEVAELHDAVKEEVASEEAAPTRA; from the coding sequence ATGAGTAATGATAACAATATGAATACAAAAGATTTTTTAATAGGTGCATTAGTGGGGGGCTTAGTAGGTGCTGCATCGGCTTTACTGTTAGCACCTAAATCAGGTAAAGAGTTAAGAGAAGATTTAAACAATCAGGCATTAACGGCAAAAGAAAAAACGTCTGGGTTAACACAAACTGCTTTAGAAAAAGGGACTCAATATGCAAGTTTAGCGAAAGAGAAATCTTCAACAATTGCGAAAACTGTATCAGAGCAATCTTCCCATTTAGTAGGTCGTGTAAAAGAGTTAACTGAAAATGTAAGAAGAGATGTTGAGGAGTTAAGTCAATCTGCAGATGATCTTACAGCAGATTTTGAAGAAGCAGGGATTGAAATTGCTAATACAGTTAAAAAAGAAGTAGCTGAGCTTCATGATGCGGTAAAAGAGGAAGTTGCTAGTGAAGAAGCAGCTCCAACAAGAGCTTAA
- the ytxJ gene encoding bacillithiol system redox-active protein YtxJ yields MALEKLSTIEELDQLLQEKDRVLFLKNSTTCPVSHEAFRQYEELANELEETIYYLNVQEARPFSNQIAEQFAVKHESPQALLFKNGKVTWHDSHWKITYKNLKAILN; encoded by the coding sequence ATGGCGCTAGAAAAATTATCAACTATTGAAGAACTTGATCAACTACTTCAAGAGAAGGATCGAGTGTTATTTCTAAAAAATAGTACGACATGTCCAGTCAGTCATGAAGCTTTTCGTCAATATGAAGAGTTAGCAAATGAATTAGAAGAAACAATTTATTACTTAAATGTCCAGGAAGCGAGACCTTTTTCAAATCAAATTGCGGAACAATTTGCAGTAAAACACGAAAGCCCACAAGCGTTGCTTTTTAAAAATGGAAAAGTAACCTGGCATGATTCCCATTGGAAGATTACTTATAAAAACCTTAAAGCAATTTTAAATTAG
- the pilM gene encoding pilus assembly protein PilM translates to MEQSPIFGLDIGTRSVVGLLLKNNGTNYEILDMEIQEHEERSMVDGQIHNVMAVTKVITSIKQKLEVKHGPLHKVCVAAAGRSLKTTRAKMEVDIAKKPIFEHQDILHLELSAVQKAQYEIAQEHEGQKSINYYCVGYSVLSYQLDGEEIGSLVDQSGYVAAVEVIATFLPKVVVESLLAALNRAGLELEALTLEPIAAINVLIPPTMRRLNVALVDIGAGTSDIAITDLGTVTAYGMVPVAGDEITEAISDHFLLDFPEAEIVKRQLSTQDEVILTDILGFETTHSREEIIEPISKAIENLAYHITTEILNLNKKPPKAVMLVGGGSMTPNLAKVIANSLQLPENRVAIRGIDAIKSLTIPDSIKAGPELVTPIGIAIAAKESPVEYVSVKVNDQTIRLFDIKQLTVGDGLLAAGIELSKLYGKPGMAIMVKVNDRLISIPGEHGEPPILEKNGHICSLDMPLSDGDTIFVQSGANGRCAEATVGDVIEDLPTKSVTINGKSYTLKASIIKNGKSVSLKETIEDRDELIIETSNSIEAVLKMLELYDIIQGLKPFVVTLNSKKISILNEDAIIKNGLPAKANSIVQNGDVITINGLVDQQFTVEKLLIHEGIPIVHEITVYFNGNPVQVSKPLVEVKRGEEPLNEKSYIRQGDNLTATMKQKDPFIFQDIFRFVEFNFTAQENKTITILRNDMNATFSTPIHTGDHLDIKWMEKART, encoded by the coding sequence ATGGAACAATCACCAATTTTCGGATTAGATATCGGAACACGTTCAGTTGTTGGTCTTCTCTTAAAAAACAATGGGACAAACTATGAAATTCTTGATATGGAGATTCAAGAACACGAAGAACGTTCGATGGTGGACGGTCAGATTCATAACGTTATGGCTGTTACAAAAGTCATTACTTCTATTAAACAAAAATTAGAAGTAAAACATGGCCCCTTACATAAAGTATGTGTCGCTGCAGCAGGACGTTCATTAAAAACGACACGAGCTAAAATGGAAGTAGATATTGCAAAAAAGCCAATTTTCGAACATCAAGATATATTACATTTAGAGTTAAGTGCAGTTCAAAAAGCGCAATATGAGATTGCTCAGGAACATGAAGGACAAAAAAGTATTAATTACTACTGTGTTGGCTATTCAGTCTTGTCCTATCAACTTGATGGTGAAGAAATTGGTAGTCTAGTTGATCAGAGTGGTTACGTTGCTGCCGTTGAAGTTATTGCAACATTTTTGCCAAAAGTCGTCGTGGAATCATTACTCGCCGCATTAAACCGTGCTGGGCTTGAACTTGAAGCATTAACGCTAGAGCCGATTGCAGCAATAAATGTTTTAATCCCACCAACAATGAGACGATTAAATGTAGCTCTTGTAGATATTGGCGCAGGGACTTCAGATATAGCGATCACTGATTTAGGTACTGTCACTGCATATGGAATGGTCCCAGTTGCTGGAGATGAGATTACTGAAGCAATTAGTGATCACTTTTTACTTGATTTCCCAGAAGCTGAAATCGTGAAAAGACAACTATCTACACAAGATGAAGTGATACTGACAGATATTTTGGGGTTTGAGACAACCCATTCCCGAGAAGAAATAATCGAGCCTATTTCTAAGGCAATTGAAAACCTTGCCTATCATATTACAACTGAAATTTTAAATCTAAATAAAAAACCACCAAAAGCAGTTATGTTAGTCGGTGGTGGTTCAATGACTCCAAATTTAGCAAAAGTTATCGCAAACTCTTTGCAGTTGCCTGAAAATAGAGTCGCTATTAGAGGCATTGATGCGATTAAGTCTTTAACAATTCCTGATAGCATAAAAGCAGGCCCTGAGCTCGTTACGCCAATTGGTATTGCCATTGCAGCTAAAGAAAGCCCTGTAGAATACGTAAGTGTAAAAGTAAATGATCAAACCATTCGATTGTTTGACATTAAACAACTAACAGTTGGTGATGGATTGCTCGCTGCAGGAATTGAGCTTTCAAAGCTTTATGGTAAGCCAGGAATGGCCATTATGGTGAAAGTAAATGACCGCCTCATCTCTATCCCAGGTGAGCATGGTGAGCCACCGATACTGGAGAAAAATGGACATATTTGCTCATTAGATATGCCGTTAAGTGATGGAGATACAATCTTTGTCCAAAGTGGCGCTAATGGGAGATGTGCTGAAGCAACTGTCGGTGATGTCATCGAAGATTTACCTACAAAATCAGTAACCATTAATGGGAAAAGTTACACATTAAAAGCTTCTATCATTAAAAATGGAAAGTCGGTCTCGTTAAAGGAAACGATTGAAGATCGCGATGAGTTGATCATTGAGACTTCAAACTCAATTGAAGCTGTACTAAAAATGTTAGAGCTTTATGATATTATCCAGGGCTTAAAACCATTTGTTGTAACATTAAATAGCAAGAAAATATCGATCTTAAATGAGGATGCAATTATTAAAAATGGCCTTCCTGCAAAAGCTAATTCAATTGTGCAAAACGGGGATGTTATTACGATTAACGGCCTCGTAGATCAACAATTTACCGTTGAAAAGCTTCTTATTCACGAAGGCATACCAATTGTTCATGAAATAACCGTTTATTTTAATGGAAACCCTGTTCAAGTATCAAAACCACTAGTAGAGGTAAAACGAGGCGAGGAACCGTTAAATGAGAAAAGTTATATTCGTCAAGGTGACAACCTAACTGCTACGATGAAACAAAAAGATCCTTTTATTTTCCAGGATATTTTCCGCTTTGTAGAGTTTAACTTCACTGCCCAAGAAAACAAGACAATAACGATCTTACGAAATGATATGAACGCCACTTTCTCAACACCAATTCATACTGGTGATCATCTAGATATAAAATGGATGGAAAAAGCTAGGACATAG
- a CDS encoding bifunctional 3-deoxy-7-phosphoheptulonate synthase/chorismate mutase yields MGNEQLEELRSKLDEVNLKLLDTINERAKLVQDIGRVKNAQGVNRFDPVRERKMLDLIAANNEGPFETSTLQHLFKQIFKAGLELQEDDNRKVLLVSRKKHPEDTIVNIKGETIGDGKQRLIAGPCSVESYEQVASVAKVLKEQGLKLLRGGAFKPRTSPYDFQGLGLEGLQILKRVADEFDMAVISEIVDPRDIETAVEYIDVIQIGARNMQNFELLKAAGSVNKPVLLKRGLSATIEEFINAAEYIISKGNGNIILCERGIRTYEKATRNTLDISAVPILKQETHLPVVVDVTHSTGRRDLLLPTAKAALAIGADAVMTEVHPDPAVALSDSAQQMDFEQFAKFMGDLRESGLYKL; encoded by the coding sequence ATGGGTAATGAACAGTTAGAAGAGCTGAGAAGTAAACTAGATGAGGTAAACCTAAAGTTGTTAGATACGATAAATGAAAGAGCAAAGTTAGTTCAGGATATCGGTAGAGTAAAGAATGCCCAAGGTGTTAACCGTTTTGATCCAGTCCGGGAAAGAAAAATGCTAGATTTGATTGCTGCAAACAATGAAGGCCCATTCGAGACTTCGACATTACAGCACTTATTTAAACAAATATTTAAAGCTGGTTTAGAGTTACAGGAAGATGATAACCGCAAAGTTCTTTTAGTATCTCGAAAAAAACATCCTGAAGATACAATCGTAAACATTAAAGGTGAGACAATAGGAGATGGCAAGCAACGTTTAATTGCTGGTCCATGTTCAGTAGAAAGCTATGAGCAAGTTGCTAGTGTTGCAAAAGTGTTAAAAGAGCAAGGCCTTAAATTATTACGTGGTGGTGCGTTCAAGCCAAGAACTTCTCCATATGATTTCCAAGGACTTGGACTTGAAGGGCTTCAAATTTTAAAACGAGTTGCTGATGAGTTCGATATGGCTGTTATTAGTGAGATTGTGGATCCAAGGGATATTGAAACTGCAGTAGAATATATCGATGTCATTCAAATTGGTGCTAGAAACATGCAAAACTTTGAATTACTTAAAGCGGCAGGTTCAGTGAATAAACCTGTATTATTAAAGCGTGGTTTGTCTGCTACAATCGAAGAGTTCATTAACGCAGCTGAGTACATTATTTCTAAAGGAAACGGAAATATCATTTTATGTGAGCGTGGAATTCGTACGTACGAAAAAGCAACACGTAACACACTTGATATTTCAGCAGTCCCAATTTTAAAACAAGAAACACACTTACCAGTTGTTGTTGATGTCACACACTCTACTGGTAGAAGAGATTTACTTCTTCCTACCGCTAAAGCGGCTTTAGCGATTGGTGCGGATGCTGTCATGACAGAAGTCCATCCTGACCCAGCAGTAGCTCTATCAGATTCGGCCCAGCAAATGGATTTCGAACAATTTGCCAAATTCATGGGCGATCTTCGTGAATCAGGACTTTACAAACTCTAA
- the ccpA gene encoding catabolite control protein A, which produces MNTTIYDVAREAGVSMATVSRVVNGNPNVKPTTRKKVLEAIEKLGYRPNAVARGLASKRTTTVGVIIPDISSIFFAELARGIEDIATMYKYNIILCNSDQNKDKEIHLINTLLEKQVDGIVFMGGQITEDHVEEFKRSPVPIVLSATIDQEKEFPSVNINYEEAAYDAVKFLIDNGHTKIGMLTGSLEDPVNGYQKYAGFRKAIEEAAISFKDDYVVIGDYTYDSGIEAMEKFLELNERPTAIFAGTDEMALGIIHGAQDRGLNVPEDLEVIGFDNTRLAAMVRPTLTSVVQPMYDIGAVSMRLLTKYMNKEEVSDGVVLLPHRIEFRNSTK; this is translated from the coding sequence GTGAATACAACAATTTACGATGTAGCAAGAGAAGCTGGAGTATCAATGGCAACAGTTTCCCGCGTAGTTAACGGGAACCCAAATGTTAAGCCAACAACTAGAAAAAAGGTATTAGAAGCGATTGAAAAACTAGGTTATCGGCCTAATGCGGTTGCTCGCGGATTGGCTAGCAAACGTACCACAACTGTTGGTGTCATTATTCCCGATATCTCGAGTATTTTTTTCGCGGAATTAGCAAGGGGTATTGAAGATATTGCAACAATGTATAAATACAACATTATCTTGTGTAACTCAGATCAAAATAAGGATAAAGAGATTCACCTTATCAATACGTTATTGGAGAAACAAGTAGACGGTATTGTCTTTATGGGAGGACAAATTACCGAAGATCATGTCGAAGAATTTAAGCGTTCACCAGTTCCAATTGTACTATCGGCAACAATTGATCAGGAAAAGGAATTTCCTTCAGTGAATATTAACTATGAAGAAGCAGCTTATGACGCTGTTAAATTTCTAATTGATAATGGTCACACAAAAATTGGAATGTTGACAGGATCCCTAGAAGACCCTGTTAATGGTTACCAAAAATACGCTGGCTTTAGAAAAGCAATTGAAGAAGCTGCTATTTCTTTCAAAGATGATTATGTTGTTATTGGTGACTATACCTATGATTCTGGAATTGAAGCTATGGAAAAGTTTCTAGAACTAAATGAGCGGCCAACCGCAATTTTTGCTGGCACTGATGAAATGGCTTTAGGTATTATTCATGGGGCTCAAGACCGAGGGTTAAATGTTCCTGAAGATCTTGAGGTAATTGGATTTGATAACACTAGGTTAGCCGCAATGGTACGTCCAACCTTAACTTCTGTCGTCCAACCAATGTATGATATTGGGGCTGTTTCAATGAGATTATTAACTAAATATATGAATAAAGAAGAAGTATCTGATGGAGTCGTATTACTTCCACATCGAATTGAGTTTAGAAATTCAACAAAATAA